A DNA window from Candidatus Protochlamydia naegleriophila contains the following coding sequences:
- a CDS encoding ATP-binding protein, with protein MIPTSFSSLIGNEPIKLYLQRMLAKKAIGNSLLFAGQEGIGKGLFAYVLAAQLMSGQNGERHRSKIEKGQHPDIHVYRPEGKLGLHSIQSLRQLSEEVCLPPYEADWKVFIVHEAERMLTYSANALLKTFEEPPPRTVIILLSRSQAALLPTIVSRCRTLHFKPISQHDIEQALVQRTDLSGEAIQSIAGLAHGSLGRALHLAHKGGDSTRLHLLDTLSNLPLANYKALGAAVERIVEEIESSRKQAEDAAKEELLKASGEYLSAVQQSSLEKEIEGFSTLAFVQDAQALFNQLLAWYRDLHLLQLTQNRSYLINLDYAEQLEQVVQKGDLMPIEKVQKAIDEAQLALQRSTSLNICLENLFLKLAWV; from the coding sequence ATGATTCCAACTTCTTTTTCATCCCTCATTGGCAATGAGCCTATTAAGCTTTATTTGCAGCGCATGCTCGCAAAAAAAGCTATAGGAAATTCTTTGCTCTTTGCAGGACAGGAGGGGATTGGAAAGGGATTGTTTGCCTATGTTTTAGCGGCACAGCTGATGAGCGGTCAGAATGGAGAGCGGCACCGTTCTAAAATCGAAAAGGGGCAGCATCCAGACATTCATGTCTATCGGCCTGAGGGGAAGCTTGGATTACACAGCATTCAGTCTTTAAGGCAGTTAAGTGAAGAGGTTTGTCTTCCTCCTTATGAAGCCGACTGGAAGGTTTTCATTGTACATGAAGCCGAGCGTATGTTGACATACAGTGCTAATGCTCTTTTGAAGACGTTCGAGGAACCGCCGCCTCGCACTGTCATTATCTTGCTTAGCCGGTCGCAAGCTGCTTTGTTGCCGACAATTGTTTCTAGATGCCGCACTCTTCATTTTAAGCCCATTTCTCAGCACGACATCGAACAGGCATTAGTTCAGCGCACAGACTTAAGCGGCGAAGCCATTCAAAGCATTGCAGGCTTAGCACATGGATCATTGGGGCGTGCATTGCATCTAGCTCATAAAGGGGGGGATTCAACCCGCCTTCATCTACTCGATACGCTTTCAAATCTGCCTTTGGCCAACTATAAAGCCCTTGGAGCTGCCGTCGAACGCATTGTGGAAGAAATCGAATCTTCTAGAAAGCAGGCCGAAGATGCAGCCAAAGAGGAATTGCTGAAGGCATCAGGCGAGTATCTATCGGCCGTCCAGCAGAGTAGCCTTGAAAAAGAGATTGAAGGATTTTCAACGCTGGCGTTTGTGCAAGATGCGCAAGCCTTATTCAATCAATTGCTAGCCTGGTACCGCGATTTGCATCTTTTACAGCTAACGCAGAATAGATCCTATCTCATCAATTTAGATTATGCCGAGCAGCTCGAGCAAGTTGTGCAAAAAGGGGATTTGATGCCCATTGAAAAGGTTCAAAAAGCCATCGATGAGGCTCAACTGGCTTTACAGCGCTCTACATCCTTAAATATTTGCCTAGAAAATCTTTTCTTGAAGCTCGCTTGGGTTTAA
- the gyrA gene encoding DNA topoisomerase (ATP-hydrolyzing) subunit A: protein MSYTKDEVIVTRNVEDEMKDSYLRYSMSVIIARALPDARDGLKPSQRRILYAMRQLNLGPNGKHRKCAKISGDTSGDYHPHGEMVIYPTLVRMAQKWVMRYNLVDGQGNFGSVDGDPPAAMRYTEARLTTAAVQLMDDLDKDTVEMVPNYDETKKEPTVFPSKFPNLLCNGSSGIAVGMATNIPPHNLNELIKATLMVLENPTTSVDEIMKVMPGPDFPTGGIICGYRGIKEAFHTGRGKLILRGVIRVEENEETPDRPRLAIDEIPYNVNKSRLIEQIAELINNKTITGISDLRDESDKDGMRIVVELKRGEVPEVIINQLYKFSDLQITFGCNMLALDKGLPRTMNVKQLIAVWIEHRIDVVRRRTRFELNKAEARAHILEGYLRAIDHMDEVVRLIRASQNRDEARAQLIERFQFTERQANAILDLRLYQLTGLERDKINEEYQELLKKIDYYRAVLASEAMVKEIIRDELLDIQKHHKSERQTQIIAAESEVNMEDLIANDPVIITISQDDYIKRMPVSTFREQRRGGQGVTGMQLKREEDTIKGLYVATTHDYLLIFTNLGRCYWLKVWQIPETGRKSKGKPLINLLEDLRPEEKIATIQRVSSFEEEACILMATKRAVVKKSLLSEFSNPRRKGVWALDIDEGDELVAARLVKPEQQVMLFTHQGMAVRFDESNVRPMGRTARGVKGATLREEDDYIVGCEVVNGDESILVVCENGFGKRSQVEDFRQTNRGGVGVRSIITSERNGNVVGALCVTDDDGMVMMSSTGQTVRISMRDLRVMGRNTQGVKLANLRDADYLVAIQKLEGSENQDMTVSEGSPESAVESSSADELEENWVDEADVEVDQVEEPNEEPLE from the coding sequence ATGTCCTATACTAAAGACGAAGTCATCGTTACTCGGAATGTAGAAGATGAAATGAAGGATAGCTATTTGCGCTATTCGATGTCTGTCATCATCGCTCGTGCTCTTCCAGATGCGCGCGATGGTTTAAAACCATCTCAGCGCCGTATTCTCTATGCTATGCGACAACTCAATCTAGGACCTAATGGCAAGCATCGTAAGTGTGCCAAAATCTCCGGTGACACATCGGGTGACTACCATCCGCACGGTGAAATGGTCATTTATCCAACACTTGTACGGATGGCCCAGAAGTGGGTGATGCGCTATAATTTGGTTGATGGGCAAGGAAACTTTGGTTCGGTCGATGGAGACCCTCCTGCTGCGATGCGTTATACAGAAGCTCGTTTAACGACTGCAGCTGTGCAGCTGATGGATGATTTGGATAAAGACACTGTCGAGATGGTTCCTAACTACGATGAAACTAAAAAGGAACCCACGGTTTTTCCATCTAAATTCCCCAATTTGCTTTGCAACGGCTCCTCGGGGATTGCCGTCGGAATGGCGACAAATATTCCTCCTCATAATCTCAACGAATTGATCAAAGCCACCCTCATGGTATTGGAAAATCCTACGACTTCGGTTGATGAGATCATGAAGGTGATGCCAGGCCCGGACTTCCCAACAGGGGGAATCATTTGCGGCTATCGCGGAATCAAGGAGGCTTTTCATACCGGCAGAGGCAAACTCATTCTACGTGGTGTCATCCGTGTAGAAGAAAATGAAGAGACGCCTGATAGGCCGCGTTTAGCAATCGATGAGATTCCTTACAACGTGAATAAGTCGCGTTTGATCGAACAAATTGCTGAATTAATCAATAATAAGACGATTACCGGTATTTCGGACTTGCGCGATGAGTCCGACAAAGACGGGATGCGCATTGTTGTCGAATTAAAGCGCGGAGAAGTTCCAGAAGTCATCATCAACCAGCTATACAAATTCAGCGATTTGCAAATCACTTTTGGCTGCAATATGCTCGCCCTGGACAAAGGCCTGCCGCGTACCATGAACGTGAAGCAATTGATCGCTGTTTGGATTGAACATCGCATCGATGTGGTGCGCCGCCGTACCCGCTTCGAGTTGAATAAGGCCGAAGCTCGCGCCCACATTTTAGAAGGCTATTTAAGAGCTATCGATCACATGGATGAAGTGGTGCGCTTAATTCGCGCCAGCCAAAACCGAGACGAGGCACGCGCTCAACTGATCGAAAGATTCCAGTTTACCGAGCGTCAAGCGAATGCGATTTTAGATTTGAGGCTGTACCAGTTGACAGGTCTGGAAAGAGATAAGATCAATGAAGAATATCAAGAGCTTCTAAAGAAAATCGATTACTACCGCGCTGTTTTAGCCAGTGAGGCGATGGTTAAAGAGATTATCCGCGACGAGCTGCTGGACATTCAGAAGCATCATAAGTCTGAGCGCCAGACACAGATCATTGCTGCGGAAAGCGAAGTCAATATGGAAGATCTGATTGCAAACGATCCTGTCATCATCACGATTTCCCAAGACGACTATATCAAGCGTATGCCTGTCAGTACTTTCCGCGAACAGCGTAGAGGTGGCCAAGGAGTCACAGGCATGCAGCTTAAGCGTGAAGAGGATACCATCAAAGGCTTGTATGTAGCGACGACGCATGATTACTTGCTCATCTTTACAAACCTGGGACGTTGCTACTGGCTTAAAGTCTGGCAGATTCCTGAAACGGGCCGTAAATCGAAAGGGAAACCTCTCATCAATCTGCTCGAAGATTTGAGACCGGAAGAAAAAATTGCCACCATTCAACGGGTTTCCTCATTTGAGGAAGAGGCGTGTATCCTCATGGCAACTAAGCGCGCTGTGGTTAAAAAATCGCTTTTGAGTGAATTCAGCAACCCTAGGCGCAAAGGCGTATGGGCGCTTGATATCGATGAAGGGGATGAACTTGTTGCTGCAAGACTTGTAAAACCTGAGCAGCAGGTGATGCTTTTCACTCATCAAGGCATGGCTGTTCGCTTCGATGAAAGCAATGTCCGTCCTATGGGGCGTACGGCTCGCGGCGTAAAAGGGGCCACTTTGCGCGAAGAAGATGACTATATTGTCGGCTGCGAGGTAGTTAACGGTGATGAGTCTATCTTGGTCGTTTGCGAAAACGGCTTTGGGAAACGCTCCCAAGTCGAAGACTTCCGGCAAACCAATCGTGGAGGTGTCGGGGTGCGTTCGATTATAACAAGCGAGCGCAATGGAAACGTTGTGGGTGCCCTTTGCGTCACAGATGACGATGGCATGGTCATGATGTCGTCGACTGGACAAACGGTACGCATTAGCATGCGCGATTTGCGCGTCATGGGACGCAATACTCAAGGTGTCAAGCTTGCCAACTTGCGTGACGCTGATTACCTAGTTGCCATCCAGAAGCTGGAAGGTAGCGAAAATCAAGATATGACAGTTTCTGAAGGATCTCCTGAAAGTGCAGTAGAAAGTTCTTCTGCTGATGAACTGGAAGAGAATTGGGTTGATGAGGCTGATGTTGAAGTAGATCAGGTTGAAGAGCCGAATGAAGAGCCATTGGAATAG
- the tmk gene encoding dTMP kinase, with protein sequence MTKTLSKGYFITIEGGEGSGKSTLLKQLAEHLQSCGYEVVQTREPGGSKLGESIRSWLLNCDDAIKIGHQAELLLFLAARAQHIEELIKPALDAGKIVLCDRFNDSTIAYQGAARGLDHRQVQQFCNLVCGDVLPQLTLFLDVAPEVGLQRTQRLQKEHAQAGELDRIESEKVDFHQRVREAFQALAKREPLRIYRIDASHSQAGVLKEAIRAMDELILFPNHKARA encoded by the coding sequence ATGACAAAAACGCTATCTAAAGGCTATTTCATTACAATCGAAGGGGGAGAAGGGTCGGGTAAATCGACCCTTCTCAAGCAATTGGCTGAACATCTCCAGTCATGTGGCTACGAAGTTGTTCAGACAAGAGAGCCTGGTGGATCAAAGCTTGGCGAATCCATTCGCAGTTGGCTATTAAATTGCGATGATGCGATCAAAATTGGCCATCAGGCTGAGCTGCTGCTTTTCTTAGCTGCCCGGGCTCAGCACATTGAGGAATTGATTAAGCCGGCTTTGGATGCGGGAAAAATTGTTTTATGCGACCGCTTTAATGACTCGACCATTGCTTATCAAGGTGCTGCCCGGGGACTAGATCACAGACAAGTTCAGCAGTTTTGCAATTTGGTTTGCGGCGACGTTTTACCGCAACTGACCCTGTTTTTAGATGTGGCTCCAGAAGTGGGGCTGCAGCGCACCCAACGCCTTCAGAAGGAGCATGCTCAAGCTGGAGAATTGGACCGGATTGAGTCTGAAAAGGTAGATTTTCATCAACGTGTAAGGGAAGCTTTTCAAGCTCTTGCCAAGCGAGAGCCTCTTAGGATTTATCGCATCGATGCGAGCCATTCCCAAGCCGGCGTTTTAAAAGAAGCCATTCGTGCGATGGATGAGCTCATCTTGTTTCCCAATCACAAGGCCCGTGCATGA
- a CDS encoding DUF721 domain-containing protein: MGKPYSRTPRYYDGTGVTTHRINDLLPDVLSKIGEVYQQRSDLILTMWPSIIGPKLAAMTQAVSFSEGVLVVKVKNSTLYSLLSQNDKPRILSQLRQKFPHVEIKTISFRIG, translated from the coding sequence GTGGGTAAGCCCTATTCTCGCACACCCCGTTATTATGATGGAACGGGGGTAACGACTCATCGCATCAATGACTTATTGCCAGATGTTTTATCAAAAATTGGAGAAGTTTATCAGCAACGCTCTGATTTAATTCTTACGATGTGGCCCTCTATTATTGGGCCAAAGCTTGCAGCGATGACGCAAGCAGTATCATTTTCAGAGGGTGTCCTTGTAGTAAAGGTGAAAAACTCTACCCTCTATAGTTTGTTAAGCCAGAATGATAAGCCACGCATTTTAAGCCAGCTTAGACAGAAGTTTCCTCATGTCGAGATTAAGACGATTTCTTTTCGAATTGGTTGA
- the gyrB gene encoding DNA topoisomerase (ATP-hydrolyzing) subunit B has protein sequence MSQDTLNSDQSKIQIKEYNASSITVLEGLQAVRERPGMYIGDTGVNGLHHLVYEVVDNCIDEAMAGYCSAIDIILHKDNSISIEDNGRGIPVEKHEKESRKQGREVSALEVVMTILHAGGKFDKDTYKVSGGLHGVGVSCVNALSKKMLVQVYKNGKVHEIEFSQGKVIRPVQVIGETTKRGTRVWFWPDNEVMSTIDFDYDILAKRFRELAFLNKGINIFFRDEKHPDKEDVNFCYQGGLSSFVSYLNENKEPLFPAPIYFHGARPGDDAPIEFEVAMQWNDGYSETIFSYVNNIPTRQGGSHLTGFSTALTRVLNNYIKNHNLLKSDKISINGEDMREGLTAVISVKVANPQFEGQTKQRLGNSDVGSVVQQIVGEELTIFLDENPSMAKLIADKAIIAAQAREAARKARELTLRKSALDSARLPGKLTDCQEKNPALCEIYIVEGDSAGGSAKSGRDRRFQAILPIRGKILNVEKARLEKVLQNTEVGTMVAALGCGIGKDSFNIDKLRYHKVIIMTDADVDGSHIRTLLLTFFYRHMPALVENNFVYIAQPPLYRVSRKKTSRYIHSEKEMDDYLLELGMSDVLIKLAGRDGVLSADETKKLITGILEVEAFIARIERKGIPFREFLALKNGAGQLPRFQVNLVEGSRFAYSEDEFVALRQSEEDSQRQRHQETLASIPEGEITQEMRAFKPSRLHFIELFEEGGIEEIQEPLHEFGLDLNNYLVANGPLVEITEEGGKAHPYHTLREVIDFLRVNGRKGIEIQRYKGLGEMNADQLWETTMDPLKRTLIQVTLPDVIAADHMFTMLMGEDVPPRRAFIEQHALSVKNLDV, from the coding sequence ATGTCTCAGGATACACTAAATTCAGATCAGTCCAAGATTCAAATTAAAGAATACAATGCTAGTTCTATTACGGTTCTAGAGGGTCTCCAAGCCGTGCGTGAGCGCCCTGGTATGTATATAGGCGACACAGGTGTCAATGGGCTTCACCATCTAGTGTATGAAGTTGTCGATAACTGCATTGACGAAGCAATGGCAGGCTATTGCAGCGCGATTGATATTATTTTGCATAAGGATAATTCAATTAGTATTGAAGATAATGGTCGGGGGATTCCGGTTGAAAAGCACGAAAAAGAGTCTCGTAAACAAGGGCGTGAGGTATCAGCCTTGGAAGTCGTTATGACTATCTTGCACGCAGGCGGAAAATTTGACAAAGATACCTACAAGGTGTCTGGTGGTCTGCACGGTGTGGGGGTTTCTTGCGTCAACGCGTTGTCTAAAAAAATGCTCGTACAGGTCTACAAAAATGGAAAAGTGCACGAAATTGAGTTCTCGCAAGGAAAAGTGATTCGTCCGGTGCAGGTTATTGGTGAGACGACCAAGAGGGGAACAAGAGTCTGGTTTTGGCCCGACAATGAAGTCATGTCGACGATTGATTTTGACTATGATATTTTAGCTAAACGTTTCCGAGAGCTAGCCTTTCTTAATAAAGGAATCAATATTTTCTTTAGAGATGAAAAGCATCCCGATAAAGAAGATGTCAATTTCTGTTATCAGGGTGGTTTGAGTTCATTTGTTTCCTATCTCAACGAAAATAAAGAACCTCTTTTCCCGGCTCCTATCTACTTTCATGGAGCGCGTCCAGGCGATGATGCCCCCATTGAATTTGAAGTGGCCATGCAGTGGAATGATGGTTATTCCGAAACCATTTTTTCATATGTCAATAACATTCCAACCCGCCAGGGCGGATCGCATTTAACAGGCTTTTCAACGGCTTTAACACGCGTCTTGAACAACTATATCAAGAATCACAATCTCTTGAAGAGCGATAAGATCTCCATCAACGGTGAAGATATGCGTGAGGGATTAACGGCGGTCATTTCTGTGAAGGTCGCCAATCCCCAGTTTGAAGGGCAGACCAAACAGCGTTTGGGCAATAGCGATGTAGGATCGGTTGTGCAGCAGATTGTGGGTGAAGAGCTGACGATTTTCCTGGATGAAAATCCCTCTATGGCTAAGTTGATTGCCGATAAGGCTATTATTGCTGCTCAAGCGCGTGAAGCCGCGCGCAAGGCGCGTGAGCTGACTTTGCGTAAGTCTGCTTTAGATAGTGCGCGTTTGCCAGGTAAATTGACCGACTGTCAAGAAAAGAATCCGGCTCTTTGCGAAATTTACATTGTGGAAGGGGACTCTGCGGGTGGATCTGCCAAATCTGGAAGAGACCGCCGTTTTCAAGCCATTTTGCCGATACGCGGTAAAATTTTGAACGTTGAGAAAGCTCGCCTTGAAAAAGTCTTGCAGAACACCGAAGTCGGCACGATGGTCGCTGCATTGGGGTGTGGAATTGGAAAAGATAGCTTTAATATCGACAAGCTGCGTTATCACAAAGTCATCATCATGACCGACGCCGACGTCGACGGCTCCCACATTCGTACATTGCTGCTGACATTTTTTTACCGTCACATGCCGGCTCTCGTCGAAAACAATTTCGTCTATATTGCTCAACCGCCCCTGTATCGCGTTTCACGCAAGAAAACGAGCCGTTACATCCATTCGGAAAAAGAAATGGATGATTACTTGCTCGAGCTTGGCATGAGCGATGTGTTGATTAAACTTGCCGGCCGGGATGGAGTGCTGAGTGCAGATGAAACGAAAAAACTGATTACAGGCATTCTAGAAGTGGAGGCATTTATTGCCCGCATTGAAAGAAAAGGGATTCCTTTCAGAGAGTTTCTTGCCCTGAAGAATGGGGCTGGACAGCTCCCTCGCTTCCAGGTGAATTTGGTCGAAGGGTCTCGCTTTGCCTATTCTGAAGATGAGTTTGTGGCCCTTAGGCAGTCTGAGGAAGACAGTCAACGCCAGCGGCATCAAGAAACACTTGCGTCTATTCCAGAAGGCGAGATTACGCAAGAGATGAGGGCCTTTAAACCGAGCCGCCTCCACTTTATCGAACTTTTTGAAGAAGGCGGCATCGAAGAGATTCAAGAGCCTTTGCACGAATTTGGCTTAGACCTCAACAACTATTTAGTTGCCAATGGGCCTTTAGTGGAAATAACAGAGGAAGGAGGCAAGGCGCACCCCTATCACACCCTTCGCGAAGTAATCGACTTCTTGCGCGTCAACGGTCGCAAGGGAATTGAGATCCAGCGCTATAAGGGTTTGGGAGAGATGAATGCGGATCAGCTTTGGGAGACGACGATGGATCCTCTGAAGCGCACTCTCATTCAAGTGACCTTGCCGGATGTTATTGCAGCCGACCATATGTTTACCATGTTGATGGGTGAAGATGTTCCGCCGCGCCGTGCATTTATTGAACAGCATGCCTTGTCAGTTAAAAATTTAGATGTCTAA